From the genome of Erinaceus europaeus chromosome 1, mEriEur2.1, whole genome shotgun sequence:
atctttttttcaaattaaacagCTGTATAACTTCCTTAAACCTCCCAAGAAAATGACACCCATAGATATACTTGCTATTACAATACTAGGAACAAAAGGGATACCAGATAGCCAGTGGTCCCACTTTTAGCAACGAAAAATCTAGCAGAAAGTGATGGAAGTAGTAACTTCTCATACTTACCTTAAAACTCGTAAGAATTAAGAAATATTCTGGGTCACGTTGTTTTCCTACAGTTATGGGTGATAatgttataataaaaaaatattatattatcaAAAATAAtcatgtggggccaggcagtggcacacctggttaagcgttcacatGATAGTGTGAagggatccaggtttaagtcccctggcccccacctgcagggggaaagcttcacaaatggtaaagcagggctgcaggtatctctctgtctctctccctctctgtcccccattcccttctcaatttctctctgtctctatccagaaataaataaataaataaataaataaataaataaatgtgattttaaaaaaatcatgttctggctgggggaggtagcacaatgaccAACatgtttgttgccattgttgtggttattattattcttgtcattgatgtcattgttgtatgggacagagaaaaatggagagaggaggggaagacagagagggggagagaaagacagacacctgcagacctgcttcactgcctgtgaagcgaccccccacttcagttggggagccaggggctcgaaccagatccttacactggtccttttgctttgccatgtgtgcttaacctgctgtgctaccgcccaacaccccatttatatacttttttaaagttttaaattctTAATGTGTGGGAAAACAAGGCTTGAGGATATGGATAGTATTATCTCAGCTAAAATAAAACCACAactcattggactctcaagcacgaggtctcaagtttgatcctcagcaacacatgtaccagcatgatgtctggttctctctcctctcctattttttcttattaataaataatgccctagatccaaaaagctgagaaacatatgaaaaaaatgctccaagtctctgtcagagaaatgcaaatgaagacagcaatgaaataccacttcactcctgtgagaattacatacatcagaaaaagtcacagcaacaaatgctggagaggttgtggggacaaaggaaccctgctgcactgctggtgggaatgtaaattggtccaccctctgtggagagcatctggaggactctcagaaggctagaaatggacctaccctatgatcctgaaatttccctcctggagatatatgctaaggaacccaacacacccatccaaaaagatctgtgtacacctatgttcatagcagcacaatttgtaatagccaacacctggaagcaacccaggtgtccaacaacagatgagtggctgagcaagttgtggtctatatacacaatggaatattactcagctattaaaatggtgacttcatcattttcagcccatcttggatagagcttgaagaattcatgttaagtgaaataagtcagaaacggaaggatgaatatgggatgatctcactctcaggcaaaagttgaaaaacaagatcagaagagaaaacactaagcagaacctggactggagttggtgtactgcaccaaagtaaaagactctggggtgggggggggagaatacaggtccaaaaaggatgacagaggacctagtgggggttgtattgttatgtggaaaactgggaaatgttatgcatgtacaaactaatgtatttactgtcaactgtaaaacattaattccccaaataaataaataaataaataaagtcctggaatatgatagcagaggaagacatagagggcattaaattgttatgtggaaaactgggaaatgttatgcatgtacaaactactgtattttactgtcaactgtaaaccattaatcccccaataaagaaatttaaataaataaatttcccaaAGCAGAGAAAACACTCATCTATAGGTGAAATTCTTTATCTACAGTATGTTTAAAAAGACATATATAACAAAAGTCTAAATGAAAACAGAATAATAGAAAACAcatgcacaaaataaataaaatctttaaaaattaaaataaagctaCAACTAATgactgaactaaaaaaaaaaaaaaaaagtaagggagaGGAAGCCAAGTGGTGGGGcttctggttaagcgcacatgttacaatgtacaaggaccagggttcaagacccccatccccacctgcagggggaaagctttgcaagcggtgaagcagggctgcaggtgtctctctgtctctctccctcttcatctcccccctaccctctccatttctggctgtctctacccaataaataattaaaaaaataaaataagggagtgtTTATGAGGATCTTGATGTCCACAGACCTTAAGTATTGGCACGCCAAGTCTTTTAAGCCCTTCAGGGAAATCtatccctatctatcttccccttcctcttcattGCTGGgtgtctgtatcaaataaataaagataataaaaaatagataaaaattaaaggaagatAGAACACGACCTTTCACCTGTGAGACTCCTAAAGACCCGGTTGGGTGGGCGCGCTGGACTGTTGGCTGCGCAGAGGGAGGCTGGAGAGGCGGCGGGGGCGCGTAGCCAGCGCCCTCTAAGGTGGCGGAGACCCGCGCTTCCCCGCCTCCTTCCGCACCGCACCGGGTCTGCGCCTTCCCGCGGCTGCTCACCAAGGTTGCGGGGACGACAGCTCTCAGCTGTCATCCTTTTCTCAACCTTAAGCTGTAAGACCTCTGGCGGTCTCTCTTACCCCTATCATTTAGAAATAAGCCTTTAAGAAATAATTCTGGGTAGCGGaggcagcataattgttatgcaaaaaggttttcgtgcctgaggctctaaagtcccagatttaatcccctgcaccaccagaaaccagagctgagcagtgctctgaggtctcggtctctctctctcattaaaataaatgaaatatattttaacttttctttaaaaaagaaatcatattaagggCGGGTGGGATACTCACTTGAATAGTGGGCTGCTTTGCTTACTGTGCGACCCAGATTGAGCCTGGCCTCTACTACACTTGAAATTATGCAGTGGTCTCTttctcagaaacacacacacacacacacacacacacacacacacacacacacacacaccccttctctattaaaaaagagaaggaaagaaaaataatattaaaaattgaaCTAACAAATTTGAAAATAAGAATGGTGAGGGCACCCAGGAAAGACCCTGGGGTCCGCTGCTGAAGGTGGTGGCTGCCCAGGTGAGTCCCATCGGGGCCAGCACAGCTCCTCTAGTCCTTTCCGAGCCTCTCTGGGCTTGGGCGTTCGCGCCTCTCCCTTCTCGCACCTCCCAGGCCAGGCTCCCGCAGGTAGTGCTCGCCTCATTTTGCAGAGATGAAGCAGCAATTGGGGCGTCCAAGGTCACTGGCATCACATTACTTGTGAATGGAACTAAAtactcctttattttcttttctcccccccctttttttttttaaattagtgctttaacattgatttacaaaattatgcgctgggggtagacagcataatggctatgcaaaaagactctaatgcttgaggctccggaagtcccaggtccaatttcccacaccaacataaaccagagttgatcagtgctctggtaaaaacattaaaaaataagttggtgtactgcaccaaagtaaaaagacactggggtgggggagagggagagagtcctggaacatgatggcagaggagaatttagtggggattgaattgttatttggaaaactggaaaattttatgcatgtacaaactattgtgttttgctgtcaactgtaaaccattaactccccaataaagaaattttaaaaaaaatgatgatgccTGGGCTATGGCAcggtggataaaagcattggactcttaagcatgcggttctgagttcaatccccgacagcacatgtaccaaagtgatagctggctctgtcctatctttctcattagtaaataattttattattattaataaaaataataaagaaaaaataaaattcacaagACAAGGGTATGGATCCACACCTTTATCACCACCGGGAATTCCGCGTCCCCATTCCCTtggctggaaactgcagtagttctcccagtgTCACTTCAGTGTCCCCGCCCCACCCCGGCCGCGCTCGGTTCTCCGGGAGGCGGAGGCGCGGGGTCTGGACCTGCGTGCGgccctcgggggggggggggacggcctCGCCTCCGgggaccctaaaaaaaaaaaaaaacccacacgcCAGGGATTTTGTTGCACCCCCAGCCTCTTGCCCTCGGAGTCCCGAGGAGCCTTGGGGGAACCGAGTCCTGAGTGTGAACCCCCAGGGGGCTGGTGGGCGAGGCGCCCGTCGGCCAATGGCTGCGGTGGGCGGGGAGGAGACGGGCCGGGGGGCTTGGACACCCGCGCCCGCTCGGAACCCCACGGCCCCGCCCGCCGCCCTCTTAAGCCCGTCTTGAGCCCTCCGGGCCCTCCCGAAGCCACTGACCCTCAGGTCTGTGTCGCCCCTCAGGGTCCCGGCAGCTCCTGCTTGGCGGTGGCGGCGGCCCTCTGGAAGGTgggtgccccccgcccccccagagGTGGGTGCGGGGCTGGGGGCGCCGGTGGCCCCGGGTGGTTGGGAAGCGCAGACGCAGCCTTGGCGCAGATTGTTCGGGGAGCTCGTTTTGCCCTCTTAAGGTTTTTATTCCGTAGGTGACTTTCAGCCCCCAGTTGCTGGAGGCTGGGGggtttgcaggtggggggctgcatTCGCAGGGCTCCTTGGGGAGCTCGGGACCCCGGCACGCGCCTGCGCCGTCGTGGCTGACCCCGTCTCCTGACCCCGGGTTCTTTCATTTCGGAGTCACGACCCTCCCTGGCTCCCTTATTGGGTTCATCGATCTGGCCCTTTAGGATCCGCGGGCCCTGACGGGGGTTCAGGTCCTCAGCCCGAGTGGACTTGTGGCCATTAAAAGCGCGGCCCTCTAGGGTGCGGGGAGGTGCGGGCCTCCAGGGCGCCCAGAGGCTCCCGGTACACCTGGCCAGAGGTCTGCGCCCTCGCCCGCGGCCGAAAGGCGACCTCGGCGCCCCCGAGCTGCGGGCTGAGCTGGCTGGGGCAGCCGGGAGCATTTGGGGTGCGGGAGAGGCGACCGCGCGCGTGGGAGACCCGGCGCTGCGGGGGCGGCTTCGCCTGGAGCCCGAGGTGGCGCCTTTCCGCTCCTTTCCGCAGCCTCTGAGCACTTGCCGGCCGGCCCGGGGCGCGTTTGTCCCCCGGCCCCTGCGCCCCGGGCGCTCCATTCCTCTTCCTGTTGGGGACCCTTGGGCGCCTGAAGCTGCCCAGTGCCCGCCCCCAGCTTGGCCCTGCGGGTCTCGCGATGGGGCTCCTGCCCCGgccgcccccacccacccacccggtGGGAGAGTTCTGTTGGCCCCAGAGGAGCGAGGCTGGGAGAACGGAGAGCTGATTTCGCAGGAGCCGGGCTGGACGCCCTGCTGCACAGAGAGCGAGTGTTGGGAACCGCCCGGCCCGGGTCCGTTCGGGAGAAGGAAGCCTAAGGCCACACTTAGCAGAAATTTGAAGTCCGCCGGGGGCCGGGCTGATTTTCGTTTGGTGGGAGTTGTGTCTGCTTTTAGGGcgcctgttttgttttgcttgtggGGCGGGGCTTGTGCCATCGAATTGGGAAGATTCTCCATTCGTTCTGGCACAGGCCCACCTGGAGAAGGTTAAGCACGGAGAGGCTGGACGGAGATGGCTGGGGAGACTGGCAGGACGCCGTTTCTACACCTGGCACTCAGTGacaccttttccttccttccttccttccttcctcccctcctcccttcctcccctcctcccatccttccctccttcctcccctctttcctcccctcctcccctccttccctcctctctctttctctacccccctccaGCCCTCACGCAGATCCGACGACCTCTAGTCCGTGATGGCCTTGCAGCCTCTAGGTGAAGCTGTACCTCAGGACAAAGGGTTCTACCTTTCCGAGAGGCTCCAAAACAACCCTCAACAATTGGCCGCCTGCTACTTGCCCTTCTCGCCCTTTGGCCCCTACTTGGACGCCCTCACCGCCGCGGAGGAAAGTTTCTCACCTTTCAGGCACCTAGAGGCCGCGCTGCCTGCGCCCCCGGGGCTGTGCCCCTTCCCCTTCCAGGCCGCGCCTCCCTTGCTGAGCCCTGAACTGACCCTGCCAAATGAGCCGCTCTACGATCTGGCCTGGTACAGCAAGCTGCTTCCGTGGTACCCGGCTCCCTACCTCCCCAGGGAGGTGCCACATTTATTCAGTAGCGGCCTCCAGTGCACCGGCACCGGCCGCGAGGACTTGGACCGCACCAGTGATCCTAGCGACAAAGAAACTTTAATTCAGTCGCCCCCTGTGGATGGCCCCCCACTCCTTGAGATGCAGAAGACCTCTTCTCAGCAGTTATGTAACTCTCCCAGCAAGGGGTCTGAGGATGAAGCCAAACTCCAGAACCAAGAAGGGCATTCCTCTCATCCTTATCGCTTCACCCAGGAGGACTTGAATTTAGTGCTTTATGGGGTCATTCCCAGTCTGGAGCGCCCTGCTGGCCCGAAACATGCGATTTCTGGCCTCAGAGTCCCCACCGACAGCTCTGGTAAAAAGCAGTTCACACTATCTAGAGTTGGGTATGCAGGGGAgcagcggtgggggtggggggtttcttCTATCAGAGAATAGAGCCTAGCTGGTAGTGTAGTCTTAACCAACTTGCTGAACTCCCTAATCAGGAGAGAAGTGATTCACCCAGTGATTTTTGTCAGCTAGACTCCATCTACCAGGATGTACTAGGCATGTTATGGAGAACTTCATGCAGTTCAGACTTGGGGCCCCCTTTCCCCGACCCAGCTCAGCCATTTACCTTAACCTTAGTCAAATCAAGTTTTATCTTTTCAGTTCCTTAAATTTGCAAAATGAAGCCTATTGTATGCTTATTCTTGCAAGAGTTGTTCTGAATTTCAAATGAGGAATTGTATGtataaaaagcagaaaaatagaaaagatggcATGAATAGCAATCTTAAGCTAGTGGCTAACATTCTAAAGGGAAAATAGTCCATGGAAGCattttaatgaaaattaaaattttaatcctgatttttttttttttgcctaggaCTTGACTCTCTTCCTCAAACTCTGCATGAAGACACACTGAAATTACCAGAAGGTAGGCACTTAAGTTTGTTTGAGGTTCCTGTCATCAAGTGAATGTAGTCACTGTTCTCATACACTTTTCTGCCCTGGGTTTCATGTAGGTCTCTGCTTTAGACAGACCAAGTTTGGTGGAGTCCCACATGTTGGTGTGTTCTGCAGTAATATCATTGCCAAAGGAGTTCGGTTTGGGCCGTTTCAGGGTAAAGTGGTCCACATCAGTGAAGTCAAGAGCTATGGAGACAATTCTCTGTGGGAGGTAAACATATTTCTGGTGGGTTTGTCAAAAATGGGTTGGAGGGATCTTTGAGTCACTTTCTTTTGAGTTTTAATCTGGATTGCTTTCTGTGCTGACTGTATTAGAATACAAAAGGCAGGGAAAGTAGACATTCATTCCATGAGACAGTACCTTCAGCATTAATTTTGTGGCAGGTTTAGGTAGTTCAATCCAGACATTAAAATATTAGTCTTGTAATATACATGTAAAGAATACATTGTATTGGGTATGGGAGATAGCAGTGGTTATGGAGACACTCTTCATGGTTCAAgaagcgagagctgagcagtgctctggtctaattaaaataatttaaaaaattaaaaaataatacattgtACTATATTTATAGACACACCCAAATGCTTTAAATATTACAGAATGCTACTGGAAATATGTTAAAGGTAATACTTTCAGttagctaaaagaaaaaaatttaaactaaCGCCTTTGTAAGTGATGCTAATACAACTGTTTGTCAGAAAGTAAGTGAATTTATACTTCTAGAAATATAGTTTAGGAAATTAATCTGAAATTAAGACTGGAAAACATTAATGATAGGTCTGCATATACTTTCAAAATATTGAAGATAGCAGAGAAAAATTatggctgtggtctgggaggtagcacagtccataaagcattggactctgaagcatgaggtcctgagttccatctccagcagcccatgtgccagagtgacatctggttctttttctctctctctctctctctcctcttatcattcttcatgaataaataaataaaatattttttttaaaaagggagaaaaattatGGCTGTTATCATACATGAATACTAGATTGAGATAAAATGCCAAACTGACTGATTTGGCTTTAAGTGGCCAAATTAAATGTCATCTCTTCTCCTTCACCTTTGCTTAGAAATTATACTCAtagggggtcgagcggtagcatagcaggttaagcgcacatgaagcgaagtgcaaggatcatctcctcacctgcaggagatgaagcaggtctgcaggtgtctatcttcttctccccctctctgtcttccgctcctctctgcatttctctctgtcctatccaacaacgacgacatcaataacaacaacaataataactacaacaataaaaaaacaagggcaacaaaagggaaaaaataaataaaataaaaagaaattatattcatAAAAATTTGATaattggggccggatggtggtgcacttgtttgaatatacatgttacagtgcgcaaggatcctggttagaacccctaatccccacctgcagggcggggcgggggaactttgtgagtggtggtgtgaagcagggcttcaagtgtctcttcctctctatcactccctttcctctcaatttctggctgtctctatccagcaaataaaggtagtaattgaaaaatttaaaaaaaaaagatatttgataAAGAAAGTTGCATACATTTCGTAGCCTGTTCTGTTCTGTTGGCATGAGCTGTGCTATTTCTTACGTGCCATAAATAGATGAAGGTTCCTTAGTAATATAATTAAGTAGCCATGCTGCAAGCCTCCTTCAGACAAgtgttaaaaaagtaataaaaatagaatCTAATATCCAAAAGGCACATCACCGGTAGAGAGAACCTTCATCTGTTTAGGCCTGATGTTAATGTCAATAACTATTCAGTAGTCATAATAGTAATTATTCACTAGAAGCATGAGATTTGGGCAATAAATTTTAATAACTAGATTTATTTTATAGGTAGACAAAAATG
Proteins encoded in this window:
- the PRDM14 gene encoding PR domain zinc finger protein 14; this translates as MALQPLGEAVPQDKGFYLSERLQNNPQQLAACYLPFSPFGPYLDALTAAEESFSPFRHLEAALPAPPGLCPFPFQAAPPLLSPELTLPNEPLYDLAWYSKLLPWYPAPYLPREVPHLFSSGLQCTGTGREDLDRTSDPSDKETLIQSPPVDGPPLLEMQKTSSQQLCNSPSKGSEDEAKLQNQEGHSSHPYRFTQEDLNLVLYGVIPSLERPAGPKHAISGLRVPTDSSGLDSLPQTLHEDTLKLPEGLCFRQTKFGGVPHVGVFCSNIIAKGVRFGPFQGKVVHISEVKSYGDNSLWEIFEDGHLSYFIDGKGGAGNWMSYVNCARFPKEQNLVVVQCQGQIFYESYKEIYQNQELLVWYGDGYEKFLDIPVSLQVTEQGKQASDPSEESTEGYRCERCGKLFTYKYYRDKHLKYTPCVDKGDRKFPCTLCSRSFEKRDRLRIHILHVHEKHRPHKCSTCGKSFSQSSSLNKHLRVHSGERPYQCVYCTKKFTASSILRTHIRQHSGEKPFKCKHCGKSFASHAAHDSHVRRSHKEDEDCYCSICGKTFPDEVFSHRKSHEDCVTAPKV